One candidate division KSB1 bacterium DNA segment encodes these proteins:
- the prmC gene encoding peptide chain release factor N(5)-glutamine methyltransferase → MSDVSRRLIDLLNLARGYLQEKGVDNPRGDAESLLGKALGLPRIQLYLQHDRPLSEAEVAAFRDLLRRRGKREPLQLILGEVEFCGVRLEVLPGLLIPRPETEQLANMVGDQIRRSAGGETVRVLDIGCGTGCIAVALARGDARVAVDAVDIDYEALRCTTRNAARNDAAERVHVRHADVMNPRFAELVVPPYDWVVSNPPYIPVADFETLQPEVKLHESARALVAGATGVEFYHRIAELLPLLLRAGGRFAMEIGFGQAERVAEIFRPAAGQFTIERDLAGIPRMLSGQVIGGAP, encoded by the coding sequence GTGAGTGACGTGTCGCGGCGGTTGATCGACTTGTTGAACCTCGCGCGCGGCTACTTGCAGGAGAAGGGGGTTGACAATCCGCGCGGCGACGCGGAATCGCTGTTGGGCAAGGCGCTGGGGCTGCCGCGAATTCAGCTTTACCTGCAGCACGACCGACCGCTCAGCGAGGCCGAAGTCGCCGCGTTCCGCGACTTGTTGCGGCGACGCGGTAAGCGGGAACCGTTGCAGTTGATTCTCGGCGAAGTCGAGTTCTGTGGCGTCCGACTCGAAGTGCTGCCGGGACTGCTGATCCCCCGACCCGAGACGGAGCAACTCGCGAACATGGTAGGCGACCAGATTCGCCGGAGCGCGGGCGGGGAGACCGTGCGGGTACTGGACATCGGATGCGGGACGGGCTGTATCGCCGTCGCCCTCGCCCGGGGCGACGCGCGGGTCGCGGTGGATGCCGTGGATATCGACTATGAAGCCTTGCGCTGTACGACCCGCAATGCCGCGCGAAACGATGCGGCGGAGCGCGTGCATGTGCGGCATGCGGACGTGATGAACCCGCGCTTCGCCGAACTCGTCGTGCCGCCCTATGATTGGGTCGTATCCAATCCGCCGTACATCCCGGTCGCGGACTTCGAGACACTGCAGCCGGAAGTCAAACTGCACGAATCGGCGCGAGCACTGGTCGCCGGCGCGACGGGAGTCGAGTTCTACCACCGCATTGCGGAGTTGCTGCCCCTGCTATTGCGCGCGGGCGGCCGGTTTGCCATGGAGATTGGATTCGGACAGGCCGAACGGGTCGCCGAGATTTTCCGCCCCGCCGCCGGGCAATTCACCATCGAACGAGACCTGGCAGGAATACCCCGCATGCTGTCAGGTCAGGTGATCGGAGGCGCGCCATAG
- a CDS encoding cation transporter, with product MASLVITLIKFGTAIVTNSLAMYSEAGHSLVDTLAVVITFAAIKKALEPPDPEHPFGHAKYESVGALAQLILLIGIGGLIVYNALERLFIRPEPVEIGPLVYGVMAVSIVVEGWRTVSLMRAARQTGSEALAASSTHFLTDFLDSFVVVFGLIMAGIGYPKADSIAALFVAGVVFMLSIRLGRDVFNSLVDRAPEGVAEDVERIVRGVHDVIGVHDIRVRRAGTQLFTEMHVDLDATMPLGDTHAILDLVEYELRNKYPTMHVVTHPEPVAAGAAASS from the coding sequence GTGGCATCGCTGGTCATTACGCTGATCAAGTTCGGCACCGCGATCGTCACGAATTCGCTGGCGATGTACTCGGAAGCGGGGCATTCGCTGGTGGATACGCTGGCCGTGGTGATCACGTTCGCCGCGATTAAGAAGGCGCTCGAACCGCCCGACCCGGAACACCCGTTCGGTCATGCGAAGTATGAAAGCGTCGGCGCGCTGGCACAGCTGATCCTGCTCATCGGAATCGGCGGCCTGATTGTGTACAACGCGCTCGAGCGGTTGTTCATCCGACCGGAACCGGTCGAAATCGGACCGCTGGTCTATGGTGTAATGGCGGTGTCCATCGTGGTTGAGGGTTGGCGGACGGTTTCGCTTATGCGCGCGGCGCGGCAGACCGGAAGTGAAGCGCTGGCCGCAAGCTCCACGCATTTCCTCACCGACTTTCTTGACTCCTTCGTGGTCGTTTTCGGCCTGATCATGGCCGGGATCGGCTATCCCAAAGCCGACAGCATCGCGGCGCTCTTTGTCGCGGGGGTCGTGTTCATGCTCAGCATTCGGCTGGGAAGAGACGTGTTCAATTCGCTGGTGGATCGCGCGCCGGAGGGCGTGGCGGAGGATGTCGAGCGGATCGTGCGCGGAGTCCATGATGTGATCGGGGTGCATGACATTCGCGTGCGGCGAGCGGGGACGCAGCTGTTCACGGAGATGCACGTAGATCTTGATGCCACGATGCCGTTAGGGGATACGCACGCGATTCTCGACTTGGTCGAGTACGAGTTGCGGAACAAGTACCCGACGATGCACGTCGTGACCCATCCGGAACCGGTCGCGGCCGGCGCGGCCGCCAGCTCGTGA
- a CDS encoding thioredoxin domain-containing protein — translation MHRAHTNALIHEASPYLLQHAHNPVNWLPWSDAAFERAERQARPVFLSVGYAACHWCHVMERECFENEEIAAYLNEHFVSIKVDREERPDVDHHYMSIVQSLSGSGGWPMSVFLTPQRTAFYGGTYWPAVSNYGRPGFLDVLRAVVEAWRNRRRDVEQTAGAIQKSLDQARPDGEVGELSDELIARALAAAESRFDKVDGGFGPAPKFPHAMELALLLRVGARTADADAVQIVIHSLRSMIRGGIFDQIGGGFHRYSTDARWLVPHFEKMLYDNALLIPLGLDSAVVAADQELREAARESLDWVVREMEVAEGGFASSLDADTDGEEGATYSWTPAEIRGVLGPERGARFASIYDIRDAGNFEHGRSVPNQPVSIAEWANEHGVDADPLRSALRQDRAALLSARMRRVQPSRDDKVLTDWNGMMISALVRGFGALDDPRYLAAATRAADRILTRFERTGTLPHALRGERTHETQFLLDHAAFGCGLLDLFGATGDDRWFRGAMTSADRMETLFARGAAAYVMSDDAVAGMEQVDPYDNATPSGISMGATLLVRLHQLTNDSRFRRRAERQLQILASRMERAPAAFGQALTAVDMLLHPPAQLVLVNDHERELWRVARNCPGFALSPLWIDPQHACRAPGLASLLDSKSAIAGKPTAYLCHHLSCEPPFTDASALADALKALIPRMTVN, via the coding sequence ATGCACCGCGCGCACACGAACGCGCTGATTCACGAGGCCAGTCCGTATCTGCTGCAACACGCGCACAATCCGGTGAATTGGCTGCCGTGGAGCGACGCGGCCTTTGAACGTGCGGAGCGTCAAGCGCGGCCGGTCTTCCTGTCAGTCGGCTACGCTGCCTGTCACTGGTGCCATGTGATGGAGCGCGAGTGCTTCGAGAATGAAGAGATCGCGGCTTACCTGAATGAGCATTTCGTCTCGATCAAAGTCGATCGCGAAGAACGACCCGACGTTGATCACCACTATATGAGCATCGTGCAGAGCCTGAGTGGCAGCGGCGGCTGGCCGATGTCGGTCTTTCTCACCCCGCAACGGACGGCATTCTACGGCGGGACGTATTGGCCGGCGGTGAGCAACTACGGAAGGCCGGGGTTTCTCGACGTGCTGCGCGCGGTCGTTGAGGCGTGGCGGAATCGCCGCCGTGACGTCGAGCAGACGGCGGGGGCAATCCAGAAGTCGTTGGACCAGGCGAGGCCGGACGGTGAGGTCGGCGAGCTGTCCGACGAGTTGATCGCGCGCGCACTGGCTGCGGCAGAATCACGGTTTGACAAGGTTGACGGCGGTTTCGGCCCGGCGCCCAAGTTTCCGCACGCGATGGAGCTGGCCTTGTTGTTGCGGGTCGGCGCGCGAACCGCGGACGCGGATGCCGTGCAGATCGTCATCCATTCGCTGCGGAGCATGATCCGCGGCGGCATCTTTGATCAGATCGGCGGCGGATTTCACCGCTACTCAACGGATGCGCGCTGGCTCGTGCCGCACTTCGAGAAGATGCTCTATGACAATGCACTGTTGATTCCGTTGGGCCTCGACAGCGCGGTCGTCGCCGCTGATCAGGAACTGCGCGAAGCCGCTCGCGAGAGCCTGGATTGGGTAGTGCGCGAGATGGAGGTGGCCGAGGGCGGCTTTGCCTCGTCGCTGGATGCCGATACGGACGGTGAAGAGGGGGCAACGTATAGCTGGACACCGGCGGAGATTCGCGGGGTGCTCGGCCCGGAACGCGGAGCGCGCTTCGCGAGCATCTACGACATCCGCGACGCAGGGAATTTCGAGCACGGCAGGTCCGTTCCCAACCAGCCTGTGTCCATTGCGGAATGGGCAAACGAGCACGGCGTTGATGCTGACCCGTTACGCAGCGCGCTGCGCCAAGACCGCGCGGCACTGCTCAGCGCGCGCATGAGGCGCGTACAGCCGAGCCGCGACGACAAGGTGCTCACGGATTGGAACGGGATGATGATCTCGGCGCTGGTGCGGGGATTCGGCGCGCTCGACGATCCACGTTATTTGGCCGCGGCGACGCGGGCGGCCGACCGGATTCTGACTCGATTCGAGCGCACCGGGACGTTGCCTCATGCGCTGAGGGGCGAGCGTACGCACGAGACGCAGTTCTTGCTCGATCACGCGGCATTCGGCTGCGGACTACTGGACCTGTTTGGCGCGACAGGTGACGATCGCTGGTTCCGCGGCGCGATGACGAGCGCGGACCGGATGGAAACGCTGTTCGCGCGCGGTGCAGCGGCCTATGTGATGAGCGACGACGCCGTGGCCGGAATGGAGCAGGTGGATCCCTACGACAACGCGACGCCGTCGGGAATCTCGATGGGCGCGACTCTACTTGTCCGGTTGCACCAGTTGACGAATGACAGCAGGTTCCGGAGACGTGCGGAACGGCAACTGCAAATCCTCGCATCGCGGATGGAGCGCGCACCGGCGGCGTTCGGACAGGCGCTGACGGCGGTGGACATGCTGCTGCATCCGCCGGCTCAGCTCGTGCTGGTGAACGACCACGAGCGGGAACTCTGGCGAGTCGCGAGGAATTGTCCGGGATTTGCGCTATCCCCGCTCTGGATCGACCCGCAGCAT